The following coding sequences are from one Paraburkholderia caballeronis window:
- a CDS encoding TniQ family protein — MSEELLNTRSMLNPVAPIGIGTPEVESMVSYFCRLAMSHCISTTELHRFVDRTMQWQLSEKYDWYQVGLSGMSDTAERMANALSKLTGIGNLDSLTLLTWRDVIAQSSPKPASSRWCPQCLTEGRETGRTYFRLAWDVGTVTACSKHKIRLAHVCPDCNRTDTRHSSAFVMPGWCTSCGMFLGNDKQSPPATPAEVWIASQVGAMLASQSTLASLPERGALLGGIREIVTRLDNGKNALFARRIGLNKTTVHHWLKGGGVPTLPGLLRIASQAGLSLPKLLTGDLERWSPTTSQIHEVDSVLPNQKRRAARQRHDWDHIRAQLAVLAQSPTVVSVEETARNLNVSVRELYAYANEEACSLGRRWIEHRQQRGEQSRNAARDLIETACSEILAEGKAVNLRELIAHFPNGSANRFNGILKRLKEIQEKRNAVELQ; from the coding sequence GTGAGTGAAGAACTGTTGAACACACGGTCGATGCTAAACCCGGTCGCTCCGATCGGCATCGGCACACCCGAAGTCGAAAGCATGGTGAGCTATTTCTGCCGGCTCGCCATGTCCCATTGTATTTCGACAACCGAACTGCACCGCTTTGTCGACAGGACCATGCAGTGGCAACTTTCGGAAAAGTACGATTGGTATCAGGTCGGTCTGAGTGGCATGTCCGACACCGCGGAAAGGATGGCAAACGCCCTGTCAAAGCTGACCGGTATCGGCAATCTGGACTCATTGACCCTGCTCACCTGGCGCGATGTCATCGCTCAGTCCAGTCCGAAACCGGCTTCGTCTCGCTGGTGCCCGCAATGTTTGACTGAGGGCCGTGAAACAGGTCGCACTTACTTTCGGTTGGCATGGGATGTCGGTACCGTCACTGCCTGTTCAAAACACAAGATCAGACTGGCTCACGTCTGCCCGGACTGTAACCGCACCGACACGCGACACAGTTCTGCCTTTGTCATGCCCGGATGGTGCACATCATGCGGCATGTTCCTTGGGAACGACAAACAATCCCCACCGGCCACACCAGCTGAAGTCTGGATTGCGTCTCAAGTCGGTGCCATGCTGGCTTCCCAAAGCACACTAGCGTCACTTCCAGAACGCGGTGCGCTCCTCGGCGGTATCCGGGAAATCGTCACCCGGTTGGACAACGGCAAAAATGCCCTGTTCGCCCGGCGCATTGGTCTCAATAAAACAACCGTGCATCACTGGCTGAAGGGTGGAGGCGTGCCTACCCTACCTGGCCTTCTGCGTATCGCCTCGCAAGCTGGACTGTCGTTGCCTAAGTTGCTGACTGGCGATCTGGAAAGGTGGTCGCCGACAACCAGCCAGATTCACGAAGTGGACTCCGTTCTGCCCAACCAAAAGCGTCGTGCAGCACGTCAACGCCATGACTGGGACCATATTCGCGCTCAGTTGGCTGTCCTGGCTCAATCACCAACCGTTGTCAGCGTCGAAGAAACGGCACGAAATCTGAACGTTAGCGTACGTGAACTCTATGCTTACGCTAACGAAGAAGCCTGTTCCTTAGGGAGGCGATGGATTGAGCACCGGCAGCAGCGTGGCGAGCAGAGTCGAAACGCCGCGCGCGATCTAATCGAAACAGCCTGTTCAGAAATTTTGGCAGAAGGAAAAGCAGTCAATCTGCGCGAGCTAATTGCACATTTTCCGAACGGAAGCGCCAACAGGTTCAACGGCATACTCAAACGGCTGAAGGAAATTCAAGAAAAGAGGAATGCAGTGGAACTTCAATAA
- a CDS encoding AbrB/MazE/SpoVT family DNA-binding domain-containing protein, translating to MASSLLDKRGRTTVPARIRSVLDLRPGARLRWHVTPDGVILVRPKKTKSVRELAGLLQPNSPDTAIDVDEMNPWRDG from the coding sequence ATGGCGAGTTCGCTGCTCGACAAACGTGGGCGTACTACTGTGCCTGCCCGCATCCGATCTGTGCTGGATCTGCGGCCCGGTGCACGACTTCGCTGGCACGTGACGCCGGACGGTGTCATCCTGGTCCGCCCGAAGAAGACAAAATCCGTCAGGGAACTCGCCGGCTTGCTGCAACCGAACTCGCCAGACACCGCCATCGATGTCGACGAGATGAATCCCTGGCGCGACGGTTGA